One Eptesicus fuscus isolate TK198812 chromosome 13, DD_ASM_mEF_20220401, whole genome shotgun sequence genomic window, GACGTGCCTAGAGCGCACCTGGCGGGGGCCCAGGGCTAGGAAGCAGGGCCCGATGGTCCTTCCGGACTCGGGGGCCGTGTCCCCCCTTCCCCAGAGGGGGGCCGGGGTGAAGAGGGCTAACTGACGGCTGTCCCTCTCCACCCAGAGTGCAACAATGCTCATCTCTGCTGCCTCGATGCCCCCTGACGCGGCGGGCCTGTGCCTCCAGGGGCCCCCGGCGCCCCCACCGCCCCTGCTGCCGAAACCCCGGAAGGACAACCTGGTCCTGCAGAAGCTTCTGAGGAAGGCGGCCCGGAAAaagggggccgggggcgggcccTCAGCCCCCACAGGGGCTTTCCGCACCTCCCTGTCCCCCGTGAGCGAGGCCAGCCACGACCAAGAGGCCACAGCCCCAcaccccgcccaggccccgcacaTGGCGGCCACCCTGCCCCGCGCCCCCCGTGCCCCCGTCACCCACCGTGCGCCATCCCCCCTGCAGAAGTCCACGCTCGCCCTCAGCTTCCCCCCGCACAGGAGCCGAGCCTCTCCCCTCACGGTCCCGGGGCCCCCGCTCAcaaccccggccccggcccggggaCCCAGCGGCTTTGCCCGTGTCTCAGCACCCGCCGTGGGGGACACCCACATCAGCCGGGTACACATCCAGCTGGTGCCCTCCCCAGGGGCCGGGGCCCCTGAGCCGCCCCCGATGGCCCCTGATGGGGGGTCTGGCGGGCAGGACCGAGACAcagccccctgccctcctggagcccaGCCCCTGGTCCCGGTCGCCCACATCCGCCCTCTTCCTACTGGGGCCCAGGCGGCCAAGCCCTGGCCGGAGGCGCCCCCTGTGCCCAGGCCGCCCCCCGGCTTCCTGGCTGCGGGGCCCAGACAGGCCAACACCCGGGTGGTGGTGCCCATAGCACCCACCTGTCGCTCGCCGGGGCCCTCGCCTGCCAGGCCAGCCCCTGCGGCCCCCGAGGCTGAGCACCTGGAGGAGCCACCCACTGCTGGCCCCGCCGCGGAGGCCCAGCAGGTCTCCAGCCCTCAAGGGGCCTGGTCCCCCGCCTCGGCCTCAggcccccaccccggccctgtCCCCAAAGTTGCACCCAAGCCCCGGCTCAGTGGGTGGATGCGCCTCAAGAAGCAgctgatggaggaggtggaggaggccccATTGCTGAGGCTGGAGCGGAGCGCGGAGCGGGTGGAGCAGGAGAAGACGGCACCCGCCAACCCGGCCCCCCGGCCTCCCACCGACCCGGCCCCCCGGCCTCCCACCGACCCGGCCCCCCGGCCTCCCACCGACCCGGCCCCCCGGCCTCCCACCGACCCGGCCCCCCGGCCTCCCACCGACCCGGCCCTCCGACCTCCCGTGGACTTGGCCCCTCAGTCCCCCGTGGACCCGGCGCCCCAGCCCACCTCGAACCCGGCGCCCCGGCCCCCTGCCTCCCGGGCCTCCAAGCTGTGGGACGCGGTTCTGTACCGCATGTCGGTGGCCGAGTCCCACAACAgccaggcggggcctggggatggggtgtgcgccctgcccagccagggccgCCTGCCCTTTCTGTGCCGACCCCGCTTCAATGCCCGGAAGCTGCAGGAGGTGGCCACCCGGCCCCCTCCCACAATCCACTCCGTCCTGGAGCTCAGCCCCGCGCCCAAGAACTTCAACCGCACGGCGGCTGGCTGGAGGCTCCGGTGAAGGGCCGGCCGGGGCGGCCCCTGGGCCTAGGACCACGATGGACCGGAGGGGCCACAGCCAGTGAAGAGGCTGCATGGACCTGGGAAGGGCCAGCGGGGGGCTGCGGGAGCCCTGGGCGGCAGGGCTGTCAGGAGGGACAGGGGCACGAGGATGGGGGAAGTGGACGAGGCTGGAGCAGGGGGTAGGGAGGAGGTGGTTTTCATGTGTggagggcaggggctcagggTAGGAAGGAAGGGGCCCAAGTCCTCGTGAGGCAGGAGTTGGGCAGGCTGACCTCGCACCTAGTGCCTGCCCGGgtctcctgggaggcagggagtgagggaggagggccacAGGTTGGGCGACCCACGGCGGTGGAtgggagagggacacagagggACCTGGGGAGGCCTCCAGCCACAGCCCCCGGAGAGGactcaggaggggaggggaggggaatagGTAGGGGCGGAGGCCCCACTCACCCCAGGACATAATGGGTGCTGTATGTGgatcctgggacccaggccacaaATAAAAGTGTGTCACTCCGTGGCAGCGGGTCACCTTTCTGACTGCTCCGCTGGTGGGAAGGGCAGTGGACACCAGGGAGGCCGTGGCTGGGACAGGACAAGACCAGGGTCCTGGCCCCTTTCAGACCCTCAGCCCACGACTGGCCGGGCGCCGTCTCGTCCTCCCACCAGTTTTCTACAACGCCAGCCTCGCAGCGGCCGGGCCACCTCACCTGCCCAGGGAGCCGAGCTGGGCCCTTATGGCCTCGTCCCGAGAGGGAGTGTGAGGTCCCCCCTCGGAGAACGGCCGAGCAGCCCGAGGCCACGGGGTTTGATGCCAGGTGGGGTGGAAGACCCAGAGGAGCCTGGGTTCTGGCCAGTTCTGAGGCTGGGCATTTGGCCCTCACAGGCACCTTCGCTCCCTGTAACACGGACAAGCAGGCCCTGCCTACGCCGCCACGTTCCCAGAACAGTCCACGTCACACATGACTCACCTGCTGCGGCCGCTGCCCTGACTCACGAGAGGGAAGGCTTAGGGCCCCGAGCCCTCATCCATCAGCACCTTCTCATACTTCCCGTGTCCGGTGGCCACAAACTTGTACCTCTTCCCAGACGGGGTGCTCTGTCGGGGAAGGAGCCCGAGAGCAAAGGTGAGCACGGCAGAAGGGAGATGCTGCTGCCTCCGGGAAGCCCTCCTCGAGGGCTCAGGATGGTCCCTCGTGGCTCTCGCCTGCGGACCCGCTTTCCCCGCCACCACGACATACGGACTCTACCTTAATGGTCGACGAGGTCTTggagcctccttcctgctcccagaGGCTTTTCTTGCTCATGTCTCCAGCCACAATGTCCTGGGGGCAGAAGGAGGACACATCACCACTGCAGACAGCCGACTGGGGGCCGAAGCCCTGGGCCCTTCTCTCCTGCCTGGCCTTacctggccaggccaggcctgcctgcttgcttcccGCAGGAGGGCCGAGAGCCCgggagaggcagggaagggcGGGTTGCACCTTCTGCCTTCACCCTGCCAAGCCACCTTCTCCCCGCCACCGTCCACGCTCAGGGCCACCTGGGTGGTCTCAGCCTGGACGGCCTTGCCCGGGGAGGGGTCCTACCTTGCAAGAGGGGCTCTTGGTAGCAGATTGAGCTTGCACCTCTCCCGTCTCCCACCGGCTCTTGGTGCTTGCCACGGCCATGCTGGGCAACTCGATGGAGGGCTGGCGAGCTAACTTGGCGTTCCGGCCAGCAGTCTACAGAGGAGACAGAGTCCAATGCCACTTTAGTGGAGAGCCATGTGGGACCCATCGCAGAGCCCAGGGAGCACGCAGGGGACATCCTCTGTGTCTCTGCATTTCCCCAGCGGCGCGTTCCCaacccagggcaggagcagggctctGAAAAGGTGTGTGCTCCTCCATTCAGTGTACTTGCGAAGTCCCCTTGTTTTGTAGAGCACAGGTGACGTGGTGGGACATGAGACAGACCTGGGCTGTCCTCACACTGTTCATGGCATAGGGCTGGAAGGGCATGGGATGAATGGAGGGGTGTTGGCTGGGTAGAAGGGTGTTGGTTGGATGCAGGGGTGTTGGTTGTATGGAGGGGTGTTGGTTGGATGGAGGGGTGTTGGTTGGATGAAGGGGTGTTGGTTGAATGGAGAGGTGCTGGTTGGATGGAGGGGTGTTGGTTCGATGGAAGGGTATTAGTTATATGGAGGGGTGTTGGTTGGATGGAGGGGTGTTGGTTGGATGGAGGGGTGTTGGTTGGATGGAGGGGTGTTGGTTGGATGGAAGGGTGTTGGTTGGATGCAGGGGTGTTGGTTGGGTACAGGGGTGTTGGTTGGATAGAGGGTTATTGGTTGGGTGCAGGGGTGTTGGTTGGATGGAGGTGTTGGTTGGATGGAGAGGTTGGTTGGATGAAGGGGTGTTGGTTCAATGGAGGGGTTGGTTGGATGGAGGGGTGTTGGTTGGATGGAGAGGTTGGTTGGATGAAGGGGTGTTGGTTCAATGGAGGGGTTGGTTGGATGGAGGGGTGTTGGTTGGATGGAGGGGTTGGTTGGATGAAGGGGTGTTGGTTCAATGGAGGGGTTGGTTGGATGGAGGGGTGTTGGTTCAATGGAAGGGTTTTGGTTGTATGGAAGGGTGTTGGTTGGATGGAGAGGTGTTGGTTGGATGAAGGGCTATTGGTTGGATGGAGGGGTGTTGGTTGGGTAGAAGGGTGTTGGTTGGATGCAGGGGTGTTGGTTGGATGGAGGGGTGTTGGTTGGATGGAGGGGTGTTGGTTGGATGGAGGGGTGTTGGTTGGATGGAGGGGTGTTGGTTGGATGGAGGGGTGTTGGTTGGATGGAGGGGTGTTGGTTGGATGGAGGGGTGTTGGTTGGATGCAGGGGTGTTGGTTGGGTGCAGGGGTGTTGGTTGTATGGAGGGCTGTTGGTTGGATGCAGGAGTGTTGGTTGGATGGAGGGGTGTTGGTTGTATGGAGGGGTGTTGGTTGGATGGAGGGGTGGTTGGTTGGGTGGATGGAGGGGTGTTGGTTGGATGGAGGGGTGTTGGTTGGATGGAGGGGTGTTGGTTGGATGGAGGGGTGTTGGTTGGATGGAGGGGTGTTGGTTGGATGGAGAGGTGTTGGTTGGATGCAGGAGTGTTGGTTGGATGGAGGGGTGTTGGTTGGATGAAGGGGTGTTGGTTGGGTGGAGGGTTGTTGGTTGGGTGCAGGGGTGTTGGTTGGATGGAGGGGTTGGTTGGATGGAGGGGTGTTGGTTCGATGGAAGGGTATTAGTTGTATGGAGGGGTGTTGGTTGGATGGAGGGGTTGGTTGGATGGAGGACTGTTGGGTGAGTGAGGAGAGCTGCATGAACAGAGTGGAGATCCAGCAGAGCAGGAGGGCTGAGCCTACCTCGATGGCCTGGGTGTACTGCTCCAGCCGGTCATCAATCTTGGagatgggcagggctggctgggaccTCTTCACACTGTTGCTGGAGGGTAGGAGAAGGGTCACACCCTGTGTCCCCTCACTAGGCTTGCAACCCTACCCTGAGCCCTAGGAGAGCTCTCTCAGGCCCCCGATCTCCACCCCGCCTCTCGACCTCTCTTGGAGAACCTCGAGTCCCGGCCTGGGAAGCCGTCGGGGTACATACCTCTTCTTGATGGAGCGGCTCAGGGACTCGGTTCTGTCGATGAGCTGTGCAGGGCGACAGAGACATGAGCCTTGGGAGCCGAGTAAGGCCTACCCTCTACCCCTGCCTGATGGTGCTCCTGGGGATGCTGggtgttggggcggggggagggcaggggcctgggggatGGCAGAGAAAGAGCAGGAGTGCTCCCTGTTTGGCTGATGTGGCTGcttctggggctgggaggagggagaggcagcagcCTTGGAGCTTGACCTACTTTGGTGCTGGGGCTCAGGGGAGGCGAGCTCGGCTCGGTGGTCTCCTCCAAGAGCAAGGGGCTGGGCGCCCGGGGCCGCTGACACTGCTGGTGCTGGAAACGAAACATCTGAGCGTATGGGACCTGGATGAGCCCCCCTTtgcacccctcctgccccacgtGGAACCTGTCGGGGCAActctctcccctgcctgggcctcaggTCCTTCCCAGCCCTGACATGCTTT contains:
- the PRR33 gene encoding proline-rich protein 33 codes for the protein MLISAASMPPDAAGLCLQGPPAPPPPLLPKPRKDNLVLQKLLRKAARKKGAGGGPSAPTGAFRTSLSPVSEASHDQEATAPHPAQAPHMAATLPRAPRAPVTHRAPSPLQKSTLALSFPPHRSRASPLTVPGPPLTTPAPARGPSGFARVSAPAVGDTHISRVHIQLVPSPGAGAPEPPPMAPDGGSGGQDRDTAPCPPGAQPLVPVAHIRPLPTGAQAAKPWPEAPPVPRPPPGFLAAGPRQANTRVVVPIAPTCRSPGPSPARPAPAAPEAEHLEEPPTAGPAAEAQQVSSPQGAWSPASASGPHPGPVPKVAPKPRLSGWMRLKKQLMEEVEEAPDPAPRPPTDPALRPPVDLAPQSPVDPAPQPTSNPAPRPPASRASKLWDAVLYRMSVAESHNSQAGPGDGVCALPSQGRLPFLCRPRFNARKLQEVATRPPPTIHSVLELSPAPKNFNRTAAGWRLR
- the LSP1 gene encoding lymphocyte-specific protein 1 isoform X5; translated protein: MEAAQPQSPRSRRSCCRPRRPQNWRRMRGSVTGHRSQSCGSPCRERAQRGSRRRPASPPKRPHDWEGERGKGRKRTRRQGGGEGPRERSRLPSGGPGPGSASCPPPAPGPRVPHLPLPCGPQDGDELCPARVCLEELHLNPNSEPQEGPGPEQAEPVGPEETGRGSPGPAEAEEAEEMFRFQHQQCQRPRAPSPLLLEETTEPSSPPLSPSTKLIDRTESLSRSIKKSNSVKRSQPALPISKIDDRLEQYTQAIETAGRNAKLARQPSIELPSMAVASTKSRWETGEVQAQSATKSPSCKDIVAGDMSKKSLWEQEGGSKTSSTIKSTPSGKRYKFVATGHGKYEKVLMDEGSGP
- the LSP1 gene encoding lymphocyte-specific protein 1 isoform X8 — translated: MAEAAGQPGFEEQEELLVDEEGAGLATQWSLEDEEEAARERRRRERDRHRRAQDQDGGSPTPEPPEQEKLPCGPQDGDELCPARVCLEELHLNPNSEPQEGPGPEQAEPVGPEETGRGSPGPAEAEEAEEMFRFQHQQCQRPRAPSPLLLEETTEPSSPPLSPSTKLIDRTESLSRSIKKSNSVKRSQPALPISKIDDRLEQYTQAIETAGRNAKLARQPSIELPSMAVASTKSRWETGEVQAQSATKSPSCKDIVAGDMSKKSLWEQEGGSKTSSTIKSTPSGKRYKFVATGHGKYEKVLMDEGSGP
- the LSP1 gene encoding lymphocyte-specific protein 1 isoform X6 translates to MAEAAGQPGFEEQEELLVDEEGAGLATQWSLEDEEEAARERRRRERDRHRRAQDQDGGSPTPEPPEQEKLLQAPEAPELEEDEGFGDWAQKSELRQPLQGESPEGEQEEARPCGPQDGDELCPARVCLEELHLNPNSEPQEGPGPEQAEPVGPEETGRGSPGPAEAEEAEEMFRFQHQQCQRPRAPSPLLLEETTEPSSPPLSPSTKLIDRTESLSRSIKKSNSVKRSQPALPISKIDDRLEQYTQAIETAGRNAKLARQPSIELPSMAVASTKSRWETGEVQAQSATKSPSCKDIVAGDMSKKSLWEQEGGSKTSSTIKSTPSGKRYKFVATGHGKYEKVLMDEGSGP
- the LSP1 gene encoding lymphocyte-specific protein 1 isoform X7, giving the protein MAEAAGQPGFEEQEELLVDEEGAGLATQWSLEDEEEAARERRRRERDRHRRAQDQDGGSPTPEPPEQEKLLQAPEAPELEEDEGFGDWAQKSELRQPLQGESPEGEQEEARPCGPQDGDELCPARVCLEELHLNPNSEPQEGPGPEQAEPVGPEETGRGSPGPAEAEEAEEHQQCQRPRAPSPLLLEETTEPSSPPLSPSTKLIDRTESLSRSIKKSNSVKRSQPALPISKIDDRLEQYTQAIETAGRNAKLARQPSIELPSMAVASTKSRWETGEVQAQSATKSPSCKDIVAGDMSKKSLWEQEGGSKTSSTIKSTPSGKRYKFVATGHGKYEKVLMDEGSGP